One Doryrhamphus excisus isolate RoL2022-K1 chromosome 17, RoL_Dexc_1.0, whole genome shotgun sequence genomic region harbors:
- the ifnlr1 gene encoding interferon lambda receptor 1 isoform X2, whose amino-acid sequence MWSINVIILLLFCYACLSTGDNKVFFHSKNFYNVLYWDEAEPSFPDEKILYSVQYRRHVGELPYQMKSECQNITARSCNLTAETPSVPHVQYRAVVYANGRFHGLTTRFNPIADTIFSKPILSLNTTSSSLYIHVTLPLGPNGISLEDIIKNSKNGPTTPLIQYTLNLTSPTQVHHNSSGNFVVDFNGKTKYCGYVVYKPSHEWGRPESEMADFCVTPAYDPSEILPWLLMGAALLAVLVMISVGALCFYVKSGNKTKLPHSLEIIATTTLPKVEHSPAILKVIVCTQSEQIYLYECTSIRPRPNGPSTAPGDYSPQDIPCQPWLGSTGSSVERQNHQDVSSQSSVIYSSVTMAVPTEEKELLGVILGDSESPLLFSDSQSAPNVEVWDRDPGRQLLLHTVQDTNGQLQLPSLMLQLESNTITHPEPERKPLLSNLLVSTEDESSLTLLQRSESSDSGCEDGALNTPNLQDWDYAHLSPNQTTTLGFYLGKNMTCSDVNSQSGYKQNWMPSFPFGIVPNDDLDDRMNNPSGTFIAHPKEIVDGAFAKDKASEEGIFLGGWGLEIQE is encoded by the exons ATGTGGTCTATAAATGTCATTATCCTCCTGCTCTTCTGTTACG CGTGTCTTTCCACTGGTGACAACAAAGTGTTCTTTCACTCTAAGAACTTTTACAACGTGCTCTACTGGGACGAGGCGGAGCCATCATTCCCTGAcgaaaagatcctctatagcgTGCAGTACAGAAG ACACGTTGGGGAGCTTCCATACCAGATGAAAAGCGAGTGTCAGAACATTACCGCTCGCTCTTGCAACCTGACCGCAGAAACGCCCTCAGTGCCACATGTTCAATACCGAGCTGTGGTTTACGCCAATGGACGTTTTCACGGCCTCACCACTAGGTTTAATCCCATCGCAGACA CCATTTTTAGTAAACCCATcctgtctttgaacacaacgtCATCTTCCTTGTATATTCATGTGACGCTTCCGCTTGGACCAAATGGAATATCCCTTGAGGACATCATTAAGAACAGTAAAAACGGGCCCACGACACCGTTAATTCAATATACCTTAAACCTCACTTCCCCAACACAG GTGCATCACAATAGTTCTGGCAACTTTGTCGTTGACTTTAATGGCAAAACCAAGTACTGCGGCTATGTGGTCTACAAGCCTTCCCATGAGTGGGGTCGTCCGGAGAGTGAGATGGCCGACTTCTGCGTAACTCCAGCAT ACGATCCTAGTGAGATTCTGCCGTGGCTCCTCATGGGTGCCGCTCTGCTGGCGGTCCTTGTCATGATATCAGTTGGGGCTCTGTGCTTCTACGTGAAGAGTGGCAACAAAACGAAGCTGCCACACTCACTG GAAATAATTGCTACCACTACATTGCCAAAGGTAGAGCATTCTCCAGCTATTTTAAAAGTGATTGTCTGCACTCAAAGCgaacaaatatatttgtatgaGTGCACCAGCATCAGGCCCAGGCCAAATGGGCCTTCCACTGCACCTGGAGACTATTCCCCGCAGGATATTCCTTGCCAACCCTGGCTGGGCAGCACTGGCTCTTCGGTGGAGAGGCAGAATCATCAGGACGTAAGCTCCCAGTCGTCTGTCATCTACAGTTCAGTGACCATGGCTGTTCCGACAGAAGAGAAGGAGCTCCTGGGAGTCATCCTGGGGGACAGTGAAAGCCCATTGCTTTTCTCTGACTCACAAAGCGCACCCAATGTGGAGGTTTGGGACAGAGATCCAGGCAGGCAGTTGCTGTTGCATACAGTGCAGGACACCAATGGACAACTTCAGTTGCCTTCGCTCATGCTCCAGTTAGAGAGCAATACAATTACACACCCTGAACCTGAAAGAAAACCCCTTTTGTCTAATCTCCTAGTCTCCACAGAGGATGAATCCTCTTTAACATTGTTGCAGCGCTCAGAATCATCTGACTCAGGCTGTGAAGATGGCGCTTTAAACACACCGAACCTGCAAGACTGGGACTATGCCCACTTATCCCCGAATCAGACGACAACACTTGGTTTCTACCTGGGAAAAAACATGACATGTAGTGATGTAAATTCTCAATCAGGATACAAACAAAACTGGATGCCTTCATTCCCCTTTGGAATTGTACCTAATGATGATCTGGACGACAGAATGAACAACCCTTCTGGGACTTTTATTGCTCACCCTAAAGAAATAGTGGATGGTGCTTTTGCCAAGGATAAAGCATCAGAAGAAGGAATATTTCTTGGAGGTTGGGGGTTAGAAATACAAGAGTAA
- the ifnlr1 gene encoding interferon lambda receptor 1 isoform X1 yields MNAPGNRQDFESYCPTGTFFWMISLACFCNPCLSTGDNKVFFHSKNFYNVLYWDEAEPSFPDEKILYSVQYRRHVGELPYQMKSECQNITARSCNLTAETPSVPHVQYRAVVYANGRFHGLTTRFNPIADTIFSKPILSLNTTSSSLYIHVTLPLGPNGISLEDIIKNSKNGPTTPLIQYTLNLTSPTQVHHNSSGNFVVDFNGKTKYCGYVVYKPSHEWGRPESEMADFCVTPAYDPSEILPWLLMGAALLAVLVMISVGALCFYVKSGNKTKLPHSLEIIATTTLPKVEHSPAILKVIVCTQSEQIYLYECTSIRPRPNGPSTAPGDYSPQDIPCQPWLGSTGSSVERQNHQDVSSQSSVIYSSVTMAVPTEEKELLGVILGDSESPLLFSDSQSAPNVEVWDRDPGRQLLLHTVQDTNGQLQLPSLMLQLESNTITHPEPERKPLLSNLLVSTEDESSLTLLQRSESSDSGCEDGALNTPNLQDWDYAHLSPNQTTTLGFYLGKNMTCSDVNSQSGYKQNWMPSFPFGIVPNDDLDDRMNNPSGTFIAHPKEIVDGAFAKDKASEEGIFLGGWGLEIQE; encoded by the exons CGTGTCTTTCCACTGGTGACAACAAAGTGTTCTTTCACTCTAAGAACTTTTACAACGTGCTCTACTGGGACGAGGCGGAGCCATCATTCCCTGAcgaaaagatcctctatagcgTGCAGTACAGAAG ACACGTTGGGGAGCTTCCATACCAGATGAAAAGCGAGTGTCAGAACATTACCGCTCGCTCTTGCAACCTGACCGCAGAAACGCCCTCAGTGCCACATGTTCAATACCGAGCTGTGGTTTACGCCAATGGACGTTTTCACGGCCTCACCACTAGGTTTAATCCCATCGCAGACA CCATTTTTAGTAAACCCATcctgtctttgaacacaacgtCATCTTCCTTGTATATTCATGTGACGCTTCCGCTTGGACCAAATGGAATATCCCTTGAGGACATCATTAAGAACAGTAAAAACGGGCCCACGACACCGTTAATTCAATATACCTTAAACCTCACTTCCCCAACACAG GTGCATCACAATAGTTCTGGCAACTTTGTCGTTGACTTTAATGGCAAAACCAAGTACTGCGGCTATGTGGTCTACAAGCCTTCCCATGAGTGGGGTCGTCCGGAGAGTGAGATGGCCGACTTCTGCGTAACTCCAGCAT ACGATCCTAGTGAGATTCTGCCGTGGCTCCTCATGGGTGCCGCTCTGCTGGCGGTCCTTGTCATGATATCAGTTGGGGCTCTGTGCTTCTACGTGAAGAGTGGCAACAAAACGAAGCTGCCACACTCACTG GAAATAATTGCTACCACTACATTGCCAAAGGTAGAGCATTCTCCAGCTATTTTAAAAGTGATTGTCTGCACTCAAAGCgaacaaatatatttgtatgaGTGCACCAGCATCAGGCCCAGGCCAAATGGGCCTTCCACTGCACCTGGAGACTATTCCCCGCAGGATATTCCTTGCCAACCCTGGCTGGGCAGCACTGGCTCTTCGGTGGAGAGGCAGAATCATCAGGACGTAAGCTCCCAGTCGTCTGTCATCTACAGTTCAGTGACCATGGCTGTTCCGACAGAAGAGAAGGAGCTCCTGGGAGTCATCCTGGGGGACAGTGAAAGCCCATTGCTTTTCTCTGACTCACAAAGCGCACCCAATGTGGAGGTTTGGGACAGAGATCCAGGCAGGCAGTTGCTGTTGCATACAGTGCAGGACACCAATGGACAACTTCAGTTGCCTTCGCTCATGCTCCAGTTAGAGAGCAATACAATTACACACCCTGAACCTGAAAGAAAACCCCTTTTGTCTAATCTCCTAGTCTCCACAGAGGATGAATCCTCTTTAACATTGTTGCAGCGCTCAGAATCATCTGACTCAGGCTGTGAAGATGGCGCTTTAAACACACCGAACCTGCAAGACTGGGACTATGCCCACTTATCCCCGAATCAGACGACAACACTTGGTTTCTACCTGGGAAAAAACATGACATGTAGTGATGTAAATTCTCAATCAGGATACAAACAAAACTGGATGCCTTCATTCCCCTTTGGAATTGTACCTAATGATGATCTGGACGACAGAATGAACAACCCTTCTGGGACTTTTATTGCTCACCCTAAAGAAATAGTGGATGGTGCTTTTGCCAAGGATAAAGCATCAGAAGAAGGAATATTTCTTGGAGGTTGGGGGTTAGAAATACAAGAGTAA
- the ifnlr1 gene encoding interferon lambda receptor 1 isoform X3 produces MKSECQNITARSCNLTAETPSVPHVQYRAVVYANGRFHGLTTRFNPIADTIFSKPILSLNTTSSSLYIHVTLPLGPNGISLEDIIKNSKNGPTTPLIQYTLNLTSPTQVHHNSSGNFVVDFNGKTKYCGYVVYKPSHEWGRPESEMADFCVTPAYDPSEILPWLLMGAALLAVLVMISVGALCFYVKSGNKTKLPHSLEIIATTTLPKVEHSPAILKVIVCTQSEQIYLYECTSIRPRPNGPSTAPGDYSPQDIPCQPWLGSTGSSVERQNHQDVSSQSSVIYSSVTMAVPTEEKELLGVILGDSESPLLFSDSQSAPNVEVWDRDPGRQLLLHTVQDTNGQLQLPSLMLQLESNTITHPEPERKPLLSNLLVSTEDESSLTLLQRSESSDSGCEDGALNTPNLQDWDYAHLSPNQTTTLGFYLGKNMTCSDVNSQSGYKQNWMPSFPFGIVPNDDLDDRMNNPSGTFIAHPKEIVDGAFAKDKASEEGIFLGGWGLEIQE; encoded by the exons ATGAAAAGCGAGTGTCAGAACATTACCGCTCGCTCTTGCAACCTGACCGCAGAAACGCCCTCAGTGCCACATGTTCAATACCGAGCTGTGGTTTACGCCAATGGACGTTTTCACGGCCTCACCACTAGGTTTAATCCCATCGCAGACA CCATTTTTAGTAAACCCATcctgtctttgaacacaacgtCATCTTCCTTGTATATTCATGTGACGCTTCCGCTTGGACCAAATGGAATATCCCTTGAGGACATCATTAAGAACAGTAAAAACGGGCCCACGACACCGTTAATTCAATATACCTTAAACCTCACTTCCCCAACACAG GTGCATCACAATAGTTCTGGCAACTTTGTCGTTGACTTTAATGGCAAAACCAAGTACTGCGGCTATGTGGTCTACAAGCCTTCCCATGAGTGGGGTCGTCCGGAGAGTGAGATGGCCGACTTCTGCGTAACTCCAGCAT ACGATCCTAGTGAGATTCTGCCGTGGCTCCTCATGGGTGCCGCTCTGCTGGCGGTCCTTGTCATGATATCAGTTGGGGCTCTGTGCTTCTACGTGAAGAGTGGCAACAAAACGAAGCTGCCACACTCACTG GAAATAATTGCTACCACTACATTGCCAAAGGTAGAGCATTCTCCAGCTATTTTAAAAGTGATTGTCTGCACTCAAAGCgaacaaatatatttgtatgaGTGCACCAGCATCAGGCCCAGGCCAAATGGGCCTTCCACTGCACCTGGAGACTATTCCCCGCAGGATATTCCTTGCCAACCCTGGCTGGGCAGCACTGGCTCTTCGGTGGAGAGGCAGAATCATCAGGACGTAAGCTCCCAGTCGTCTGTCATCTACAGTTCAGTGACCATGGCTGTTCCGACAGAAGAGAAGGAGCTCCTGGGAGTCATCCTGGGGGACAGTGAAAGCCCATTGCTTTTCTCTGACTCACAAAGCGCACCCAATGTGGAGGTTTGGGACAGAGATCCAGGCAGGCAGTTGCTGTTGCATACAGTGCAGGACACCAATGGACAACTTCAGTTGCCTTCGCTCATGCTCCAGTTAGAGAGCAATACAATTACACACCCTGAACCTGAAAGAAAACCCCTTTTGTCTAATCTCCTAGTCTCCACAGAGGATGAATCCTCTTTAACATTGTTGCAGCGCTCAGAATCATCTGACTCAGGCTGTGAAGATGGCGCTTTAAACACACCGAACCTGCAAGACTGGGACTATGCCCACTTATCCCCGAATCAGACGACAACACTTGGTTTCTACCTGGGAAAAAACATGACATGTAGTGATGTAAATTCTCAATCAGGATACAAACAAAACTGGATGCCTTCATTCCCCTTTGGAATTGTACCTAATGATGATCTGGACGACAGAATGAACAACCCTTCTGGGACTTTTATTGCTCACCCTAAAGAAATAGTGGATGGTGCTTTTGCCAAGGATAAAGCATCAGAAGAAGGAATATTTCTTGGAGGTTGGGGGTTAGAAATACAAGAGTAA